In Lepus europaeus isolate LE1 chromosome 22, mLepTim1.pri, whole genome shotgun sequence, the following are encoded in one genomic region:
- the LOC133751674 gene encoding small ribosomal subunit protein bS6m-like: MNQGAGSGRATRRAFGHALLALILRVMQRVTALKRTIPTLMGRGTVVRNLENLGEHALPERTFTQSQRHTRGRYFSVDFYAPTTTVESIKEYLSQDTDVIRSNVVKHPLTWEVKPCEGTVPVPLEEKSYPYPTKRKK, encoded by the exons ATGAACCAG GGAGCCGGCTCAGGCCGAGCCACGCGCCGAGCGTTCGGGCATGCCCTGTTGGCTTTGATCCTGAGAGTCATGCAGCGGGTCACTGCTCTGAAACGTACGATCCCAACCCTGATGGGCAGAGGCACTGTagtgaggaacctggaaaacCTGGGCGAGCACGCGCTTCCCGAGAGGACCTTCACCCAGAGCCAGCGACACACTCGAGGCCGGTACTTCTCGGTGGATTTTTATGCACCAACAACTACTGTTGAAAGCATAAAGGAGTATTTGTCACAGGACACTGATGTGATCAGATCGAATGTTGTAAAACATCCTTTGACTTGGGAAGTAAAACCATGTGAAGGAACTGTCCCTGTCCCACTTGAAGAGAAATCATATCCATATCCCACAAAGAGGAAGAAGTGA